The sequence ATCGCACGACTACAAACGCTCTCGCTGTAGTAAGAGACCCGTTTGTAGTCCATGAATCCGAGCATTCCGATAAATTTTTTAAAGTTAATGCCGCTATCCCTTCACGAATAGCCGTGCTATCACGTCTCTCGCTCTTGAGAGGAGGTGGCACCGCCTTGGAACCACAGGAACAGCAGGATAAATACAATGGAGTTCGCCAACAACATCGTTGAGATAGCGTTAATCTTCGGCGTAATCCCAAACTTCAGGAGCGAATAGATGTGCACAGACAGCGTCGTATAACCCACGCCAGCGGTAAAGAAGGTGATAACAAAGTCATCAATAGAGAGCGTAAAAGCGAGCAGCGCACCGCCGACAATTCCAGGGGCAATCAAGGGAAGTGTTATCCGCCAAAATGTCTGCCATTCGTTCGCACCGAGGTCACGGGCGGCTTCTTCCAATGTGTGGTCATAGCCTTGTAGGCGCGCCCGCACGACGATCGTAACATAAGCGATGTTGAAAACACCGTGTGCGATGATTACAGTGATTAAGCCGAGAGGAATGCTGACTTGTACGTAAAAGGTCAACAAAGCAATCGCCAAGACAATGTCTGGAATGATAATCGGGAGGTAGAGTACGCGGACAAGGACGGTTCGGAAACGGAAGCGGTGTCGTTCTATAGCGAGTGCCGCCGTTGTCCCAATAACGGTCGCGATAGCAGTCGCAATACCTGCTACCATCAAACTATTGCGACAAGCACGCCATAATGCCGGATCCTCAAACAGCTTCGCATACCAACCGAATGTGAAGCCTTCCCAAACGGAGATCTGTTCACCACTGTTGAATGAGAACACCACAACCGCTAAAATCGGCATATATAAAAAGAGGTAAACCAACCCAATGTTGGCTTCCAGAATCCTTCTCATATTTTAATTTTACCCTGATGGAAATCTTCAGGTTGTAGGGGCAGGTCTTGTGCCTGCCCATAAACTCACCGTTCACAATGTTCAAGTCATTCTAAAATCTACCATAGTTTATCCTAACGGGGACTATCAGGTTGTCCTTCATTCTGTTGTAAAGCGCGGAAATATAACACAGTGCCGACCAGAACAATGCCCATCAGCATAAACGAGAGTGCGGAGCCGAAGGGCCAATCCCGTGCCGTTTTGAATTGCCTCTCAATGACGTTCCCGATATAACTCACTTTTCCGCCACCGAGCAGATCGGGCGTTAGGAACGCACCTACCGTCGGAATAAAAACCAGCATCGAACCAGCGAGGATACCGGGGAGACTCAGCGGCACGGTTACATGCCAAAACGCTCGCCGCTGCGATGCCCCCAAGTCTTGCGCCGCTTCCAACAGGGATACATCTAACTGCTCCAAAGCGGCATACAGGGGGAGTATCATAAAAGGTAGGTATCCGTAAACGAGTCCTATCTGCACGGCGAGTGGGGTGTTCAACAGTTCTAATGGACTCCAATTCGGAAGGACGGCTCCCAAGAGACTGTTCAAGAGTCCTTCCGTCCGCAAGATGAGTATCCACGCGTAGGTCCGAATAAGGAAGTTCGTCCAAAACGGGACGACGACGAGCAGTAACAAAACATTTCGGTGTTTCGGTTTATAGCGTGCCAGATAGTAAGCGAAGGGATAACCGAGCAGCAGACAAATCGCCGTGCAGACCAACGCCGTCGATATGGAACGCCAGAGGATACCGAGATACAATCCATCGAACAGGCGTTGATAGTTCTCCAGTGTGAAGTCCCATACCACCCCACCGTAAGTCCCGCGCTCTATGAAACTGTAAATGAATACGGAGACAAGCGGAAGAAGAAAAAAGCAGACAAGCCAGAATACAACAGGGAAAAGGAGGATGAAGAGCTGGTAATTACGACGCATTTTGTTTGGCTTCGGCAGAGTTACTCAGTTGTCGCGTTCGATTATTATGAAGTCTGTCTGAACGTTCACAACGGTCAATTGGGTTTTTCGGCATTGAGTCTCCTGCTCTCGTGCTATATGATATTACACATATTAACACAAACATGAGATCCTTGCAATAGATATGAAACATTCTGCATTCCCCGCGATAATCCGCGATTCAGATTTTTGTTTGATTGTAAACATAAAATAGGATAAACTACTTTTTGTATCTTGCCCTGATGTACGATATTACCAAAAGACACAACTTAAAGGAGACGGACATTGGAAAAGATTCGTGAACTGATTACTCTGTTGGAATCTGGGATTGAGGATTACGATGCTCAGATGAAGGTTCTGCAGACGGAACGTTTAAAATATATTCGACTTTCGATTACAGATGGGTTTGGCACAGAGGAAGGCGATTCTAAGGAGTCATGGTTGCTGCATCTCAAGCAGTTGGAGGATTCCCTCAGACTCCGCCGGAACAGTATACGACAGGCAATTCGAGAAGCCGCAGAAGATATTCAGAAAGAGGAAAATGCATGATACTTAGATTTAAGTCTTCTGATATAAGAAAACACGTGAAGTATATACTGCTTTTGATAGGGTTTTTTGCCGTTTGGACGGTAAATGCGCAAGAGATGAACAACACCCATATCATTGAAGAAGCGATCCGGCATCAGAATTTAGGGTTGGCATATCTTGAAGAATCGCAGCCCTCGAAGGCGGTCGAGACGTTTACAGCACTTATTGAACTGCTCCCCACTGAAGCAATCGGCTACGGTAACCTCGCTGTCGCACATCTGCGTCTACAGCAGGCAGATGCCGCTGAAGAATGGGTTAAACGCGGGATCGCTGTCGCACCGATGGACAGTCAGTTACACTTCATCCTGTCCGAGGTTTATCAACTGCAGGGAGAGAGTGAATTAGCCGTGGAGGCGATGAAAGAAGCCGTGCGGTTGGCACCCGATGAGTTGGAGTTTCGTTATAAGTTGGTCCGCCACTACTCGGCACAACGCAGGGATCCAGAAGCACAACAGGAAATGGTTCGTCATCTACAGGAACTCTACACCCGCTCACCGGTGAATATTGTCGTACTATTAAAATTGACGCAAGGACTGTTGGCGCAGGAGAAACTCGCAGAGGCAGAAACCCTTTGCCAAGAATTGATGCTCCTTTTAGGTGATATTGATCCAGAAAGACTGCAATATCTAACACAAGGCATAACCGCTATACAACAGGGCGATTTACGGATCGCTACCCGAAACATGCGAATTTTTGAGAACGTGCAACGCGCGAGCCCACGGTATCAGCAGGGCATCGGTGAGCTTGTTACCGATATTCTTGGACATCCGATAGAAACCTTTAGTCCAGGATTCAAAGCGCGGGTTACAGCCAAACAGAGTCCACCGATTGATATAGAATTTGTGGATGTTACCGACCAACTTGGGCTTGCCAGTGTGAGCACACCTGCAGGAACATCTACCGCTATATCTTTAATTGATTACGATAATGATGGGAACCTGGATCTGTATATTGCCTCGACCGGTCAGCTCCTTCGGAACACAGGTGAGAAATTTGTCCCTGTTCAAACGTTTCAAAAAATTTCAGAACCACACACTGTTGCATTCGCGGATCTCGATAAAGATGGGACACAGGATTTCCTACTCCAGACCGGCGAAGGGATACAGTATTTACGAATGGGTGCAGATGGAAATTGGAAGACCTCTTCACTTGTTCAAAGTCAACAGGCGTCAGACGAAATCGGTCTCCTTTTCCCTGTTGATTTTGACCACGACGGTGATTTGGATCTCTTATCAGGTCGAGCCAACACCACAATGTATCGGAATAACGGCATCACCGATGATAAAGGCAGTGTAACATTCACCGATGTGAGTGAACAGACCTTTGTAGGAACAGATGCGGATAACATGTCTGCTGTCCAGCGTACCCCTGCTGCGGTAGTGTCCGCTGATTTTGATGATGACGGCGATATAGACATCTTTACAACACATAAAGGATTGGGATGCACGCTTTACGATAACCTCCGCCAAGGAAAACTCCGGGCAGTTTCCAGGGAAACAGGGATTCCTCAGGATGCGCGCTACTTCGCAGCTACTGCCGGTGATTATGACCACGATGGCGACGTTGACCTCTTCTTGGCTACCATAGATTATATCCATCTCTATCATAATAGGGGTGATGGGAGTTTCGTCAACGCACCGAGCTCAGAGACGAGTGTCCTTGACACGCCGCCTGCTCTGTTGAAAAATTTGGATTACGATAACGATGGTTCTGTTGATGTCTGGGTTGGCGGAGATAAAGGGATGTTCCTGTTTCGAAACGATGTGACTTTTAGTGAACCCTATCCCTTGATAGAATCGATCACACCAGCGGGTGATATGACTCTCCAGACCGCAATTGCTGGCGCAGTCGGCGACTATGACAACGATGGCGATCTGGACCTCTTTTTCACCAATACCGAGGGACAACTGCGCGTATTGCAAAACGAGGGTGGGAATCAGAATAACTGGATACAGGTGCGGTTGGAAGGCATCACCGCGGGAAACAACAAAGTGAATAGAGACGGCATAGGCTCGAAACTGGAAGTAAAGGTCGGCGGTCTGTATCAACTACAATATGTAACAGAAGGGGTATCTCATTTCGGATT is a genomic window of Candidatus Poribacteria bacterium containing:
- a CDS encoding ABC transporter permease, which encodes MRRILEANIGLVYLFLYMPILAVVVFSFNSGEQISVWEGFTFGWYAKLFEDPALWRACRNSLMVAGIATAIATVIGTTAALAIERHRFRFRTVLVRVLYLPIIIPDIVLAIALLTFYVQVSIPLGLITVIIAHGVFNIAYVTIVVRARLQGYDHTLEEAARDLGANEWQTFWRITLPLIAPGIVGGALLAFTLSIDDFVITFFTAGVGYTTLSVHIYSLLKFGITPKINAISTMLLANSIVFILLFLWFQGGATSSQERET
- a CDS encoding ABC transporter permease, producing MRRNYQLFILLFPVVFWLVCFFLLPLVSVFIYSFIERGTYGGVVWDFTLENYQRLFDGLYLGILWRSISTALVCTAICLLLGYPFAYYLARYKPKHRNVLLLLVVVPFWTNFLIRTYAWILILRTEGLLNSLLGAVLPNWSPLELLNTPLAVQIGLVYGYLPFMILPLYAALEQLDVSLLEAAQDLGASQRRAFWHVTVPLSLPGILAGSMLVFIPTVGAFLTPDLLGGGKVSYIGNVIERQFKTARDWPFGSALSFMLMGIVLVGTVLYFRALQQNEGQPDSPR